The proteins below come from a single Pieris brassicae chromosome 1, ilPieBrab1.1, whole genome shotgun sequence genomic window:
- the LOC123712401 gene encoding thiosulfate sulfurtransferase/rhodanese-like domain-containing protein 3 isoform X2, whose translation MGNSNSNSTMVDPVRFVNYEDMLKVIHEPEKVIIDVRNPDEVESTGKIPSSINIPLNTVSDTLASMPDDEFLKQYQRAKPSASDELIFYCKSGRRSQEALDKALKLGFSNSKSYLGSWEDWSSKQK comes from the exons ATGGGTAATTCAAATAGCAATAG CACAATGGTCGACCCGGTGAGATTTGTGAATTATGAAGACATGTTGAAGGTCATTCACGAGCCCGAGAAAGTGATTATTGATGTGCGCAATCCAGATGAAGTTGAATCAACTGGCAAAATTCCTTCCAGTATAAATATACCTT TAAACACTGTATCCGACACTCTTGCGTCGATGCCTGACGATGAATTCCTGAAACAGTACCAACGTGCAAAGCCCTCGGCATCTGACGAGTTAATTTTCTACTGCAAATCCGGGAGACGTTCGCAAGAGGCCCTTGACAAAGCATTAAAACTGGGATTTTCAAA cTCCAAGTCGTACTTAGGAAGTTGGGAGGACTGGTCAAGCAAACAGAAGTAA
- the LOC123712401 gene encoding thiosulfate sulfurtransferase/rhodanese-like domain-containing protein 3 isoform X1 — protein sequence MESLRSINAVFAIGILCLANLSPLHLVCSKIDDSTMVDPVRFVNYEDMLKVIHEPEKVIIDVRNPDEVESTGKIPSSINIPLNTVSDTLASMPDDEFLKQYQRAKPSASDELIFYCKSGRRSQEALDKALKLGFSNSKSYLGSWEDWSSKQK from the exons ATGGAGAGTTTGCGCTCAATAAATGCTGTTTTTGCTATTGGTATCTTGTGCCTGGCGAATCTGTCTCCCCTCCATTTGGTCTGCTCCAAGATCGATGACAG CACAATGGTCGACCCGGTGAGATTTGTGAATTATGAAGACATGTTGAAGGTCATTCACGAGCCCGAGAAAGTGATTATTGATGTGCGCAATCCAGATGAAGTTGAATCAACTGGCAAAATTCCTTCCAGTATAAATATACCTT TAAACACTGTATCCGACACTCTTGCGTCGATGCCTGACGATGAATTCCTGAAACAGTACCAACGTGCAAAGCCCTCGGCATCTGACGAGTTAATTTTCTACTGCAAATCCGGGAGACGTTCGCAAGAGGCCCTTGACAAAGCATTAAAACTGGGATTTTCAAA cTCCAAGTCGTACTTAGGAAGTTGGGAGGACTGGTCAAGCAAACAGAAGTAA